One stretch of Rathayibacter festucae DSM 15932 DNA includes these proteins:
- a CDS encoding fructosamine kinase family protein, producing the protein MTSVGGMPFVKTNPSAPAQFFEWEAAGLRWLAEAEEAGGARCAEVLLVEPGRIELEEVRSARPTREAARRFGGALARTHDAGAAAFGAPPAGWSGPAFIGRRAMPCTPEDSWGRFYAEQRVRPFLRPALEAGNLSSADARTVESALDLVRAGAFDDDDVPARLHGDLWNGNVLWSDEGAVLIDPAAHGGHRETDLAMLALFGLPRLDDVLAGYEEVHPLRPGSEDRVPLHQLHPLAVHAAGHGPSYGRALADAAARVLAL; encoded by the coding sequence CTGACTAGCGTGGGAGGCATGCCCTTCGTGAAGACGAACCCGTCCGCTCCTGCGCAGTTCTTCGAGTGGGAGGCGGCGGGACTGCGCTGGCTGGCCGAGGCCGAGGAGGCCGGGGGAGCCCGCTGCGCCGAGGTGCTGCTGGTCGAGCCCGGCCGCATCGAGCTCGAAGAGGTCCGCTCCGCCCGCCCGACGCGGGAGGCCGCCCGGCGCTTCGGCGGCGCCCTCGCGCGCACGCACGACGCGGGAGCCGCCGCCTTCGGTGCGCCGCCGGCCGGCTGGTCCGGCCCCGCCTTCATCGGGCGCCGCGCGATGCCCTGCACTCCGGAGGACTCCTGGGGCCGCTTCTACGCGGAGCAGCGGGTCCGGCCCTTCCTCCGCCCGGCCCTCGAGGCGGGGAACCTGTCCTCCGCGGATGCCCGCACCGTCGAGAGCGCTCTCGACCTCGTCCGGGCCGGAGCCTTCGACGACGACGACGTCCCCGCGCGCCTGCACGGCGACCTCTGGAACGGCAACGTGCTGTGGTCGGACGAGGGCGCGGTGCTGATCGACCCGGCCGCGCACGGCGGCCACCGCGAGACCGACCTCGCGATGCTGGCGCTCTTCGGGCTGCCCCGGCTCGACGACGTCCTCGCCGGCTACGAGGAGGTCCACCCGCTGCGCCCGGGGTCCGAGGACCGCGTGCCGCTGCACCAGCTCCATCCGCTCGCGGTGCACGCGGCCGGCCACGGACCCTCCTACGGCCGGGCCCTCGCCGATGCCGCGGCCCGCGTCCTCGCTCTCTGA
- a CDS encoding antitoxin, translated as MVDFGKLGRQAGELLNSKKVQETLRSEKAEGVSDQVLEKTGDIASRLTKGKYDDRIEDLKRQADKRLGNE; from the coding sequence ATGGTGGACTTCGGCAAGCTCGGACGACAGGCCGGCGAGCTGCTCAACAGCAAGAAGGTCCAGGAGACGCTCCGCAGCGAGAAGGCGGAAGGCGTCTCGGACCAGGTGCTCGAGAAAACCGGCGACATCGCGAGCCGCCTCACCAAGGGCAAGTACGACGACCGCATCGAGGACCTCAAGCGCCAGGCCGACAAGCGCCTCGGCAACGAGTAG